Proteins from one Burkholderia oklahomensis C6786 genomic window:
- the panD gene encoding aspartate 1-decarboxylase: protein MQRHMLKSKIHRAAVTHCELHYEGSCAIDEDLLEAANIVENERIDIWNINNGERFSTYAIKGERGSGMISLNGSAARRAQLGDLVIIAAFAMIDEEELKAGWKPNLVFVGDDNKIKGSRDHVPTQNWT from the coding sequence ATGCAGCGCCACATGCTGAAATCGAAGATCCACCGCGCGGCGGTCACGCACTGCGAGCTGCATTACGAAGGCTCGTGCGCGATCGACGAGGACTTGCTCGAAGCCGCGAACATCGTCGAGAACGAGCGGATCGACATCTGGAACATCAACAACGGCGAGCGCTTCTCGACGTACGCGATCAAGGGCGAGCGCGGCAGCGGGATGATCTCGCTGAACGGCTCGGCCGCGCGCCGCGCGCAATTGGGCGACCTCGTGATCATCGCCGCGTTCGCGATGATCGACGAGGAAGAGCTGAAGGCGGGCTGGAAGCCGAATCTCGTGTTCGTCGGCGACGACAACAAGATCAAGGGCAGCCGCGACCACGTGCCGACGCAGAACTGGACCTGA
- the cobD gene encoding threonine-phosphate decarboxylase CobD translates to MADAPMITHGGNLHEAALRYGIPRDAWLDLSTGINPQGYPVPPVPADAWRRLPEDDGVLAEHAARYYGAPSAAHVLPVAGSQAAIRALPALFERGTVGVAPLAYSEYAPAFARHGHASAPLDCGSDALPAALTYAIVANPNNPTAERVDRARLLRWHAQLVARGGALVVDEAFADADPDAHANASLTAHTHRDGLVVLRSVGKFFGLAGVRAGFALAAPALLARLRDALGAWTVGGPARHAVLAAFADATWQRATRERLARDSTRLAALLRANGFVTHATPLFIWSADPRAHALHDALAARGIWTRYFAHAPSLRIGLPADEDEWRRLERALAECMPTLSAAAAHPSESTTQD, encoded by the coding sequence ATGGCTGACGCCCCGATGATCACGCACGGCGGCAATCTGCACGAAGCCGCGCTCCGCTATGGCATCCCGCGCGACGCATGGCTCGACCTGTCGACGGGCATCAATCCGCAGGGCTATCCGGTGCCGCCCGTGCCCGCCGACGCGTGGCGCCGGCTGCCCGAGGACGACGGCGTGCTCGCCGAGCACGCGGCGCGCTACTACGGCGCGCCGAGCGCGGCGCACGTGCTGCCCGTCGCGGGCAGCCAGGCGGCGATCCGCGCGCTGCCCGCGCTGTTCGAGCGCGGCACGGTCGGCGTCGCGCCGCTCGCGTACAGCGAGTACGCGCCCGCGTTCGCGCGCCACGGCCATGCCAGCGCGCCGCTCGACTGCGGCAGCGACGCGCTGCCTGCGGCGCTCACGTACGCGATCGTTGCGAATCCGAACAATCCGACCGCGGAGCGCGTCGATCGTGCGCGGCTGCTGCGATGGCACGCGCAACTCGTCGCGCGCGGCGGCGCGCTCGTCGTCGACGAGGCGTTCGCCGATGCCGACCCGGACGCGCACGCGAATGCATCGCTTACGGCGCACACCCATCGCGACGGCCTCGTCGTGCTGCGCTCGGTCGGCAAGTTCTTCGGGCTCGCGGGCGTGCGCGCGGGCTTCGCACTCGCCGCGCCCGCGCTGCTCGCGCGGCTGCGCGACGCGCTCGGCGCGTGGACGGTCGGCGGCCCGGCGCGTCACGCGGTGCTCGCCGCGTTCGCCGACGCAACGTGGCAGCGCGCGACGCGCGAGCGGCTCGCGCGCGACAGCACGCGCCTCGCCGCGCTGCTGCGCGCGAACGGCTTCGTCACGCACGCGACGCCGCTCTTCATCTGGAGCGCCGATCCGCGCGCGCACGCGCTGCACGACGCGCTCGCCGCGCGCGGCATCTGGACGCGCTACTTCGCGCACGCGCCGAGCCTGCGCATCGGATTGCCCGCCGATGAAGACGAATGGCGGCGGCTCGAACGCGCGCTCGCCGAATGCATGCCGACGCTATCGGCCGCCGCCGCGCATCCGTCCGAATCGACAACCCAAGATTGA
- a CDS encoding ParA family protein yields MTVIVVANPKGGVGKSTLSTNLAGYFSAQGAWVALADLDRQQSAHAWLDLRPAALPAIETWALDPDSPSKPPRGLEYAIVDTPAGLHGNRMNVALEFADKVIVPLQPSMFDILATQQFLQRLASEKAVKKGAIEVGIVGMRVDARTRSAEQLHRFVEGLDLPVLGYLRDTQNYVQLAAHGLTLWDVAKSRVEKDLEQWLPIVEWAQK; encoded by the coding sequence ATGACGGTGATCGTGGTGGCGAATCCGAAGGGCGGCGTTGGCAAGAGCACGCTGTCCACCAATCTGGCTGGGTATTTTTCGGCGCAGGGCGCGTGGGTCGCGCTCGCCGATCTCGACCGGCAGCAGTCCGCGCACGCGTGGCTCGACCTGCGGCCGGCCGCGCTGCCCGCGATCGAGACCTGGGCGCTCGATCCCGATTCGCCGTCGAAGCCGCCGCGCGGCCTCGAATACGCGATCGTCGACACGCCGGCCGGCCTGCACGGCAATCGGATGAACGTCGCGCTCGAGTTCGCCGACAAGGTGATCGTGCCGCTGCAGCCGTCGATGTTCGATATCCTCGCGACCCAGCAATTCCTCCAGCGCCTCGCGAGCGAGAAGGCGGTGAAGAAGGGCGCGATCGAAGTGGGGATCGTCGGGATGCGGGTCGATGCGCGCACGCGCTCGGCCGAGCAACTGCACCGCTTCGTCGAGGGGCTCGATCTGCCGGTGCTCGGCTATCTGCGCGACACGCAGAACTACGTGCAGCTCGCCGCGCACGGCCTCACGCTGTGGGACGTCGCGAAAAGCCGCGTCGAGAAGGATCTCGAGCAGTGGCTGCCGATCGTCGAATGGGCGCAGAAGTAG
- the cobU gene encoding bifunctional adenosylcobinamide kinase/adenosylcobinamide-phosphate guanylyltransferase: protein MTPRDLTFVLGGARSGKSAHAERLAAAGGRPVTYIATARVADDEFAERVAHHRARRPADWALVEAPVELARAIAQLDDPNACVLVDCLTLWLTNLLCPADGQGVDDALGDARVAELEAALRATRAQVIVVSNEIGFGVVPLGAETRRFVDTLGRVNQRIAALATRVTLCVAGLPVTVKHEGDPRC from the coding sequence ATGACTCCGCGCGACCTCACCTTCGTTCTCGGCGGCGCGCGCTCGGGCAAGAGCGCGCACGCCGAACGGCTCGCCGCCGCCGGCGGCCGGCCCGTCACCTACATCGCCACCGCCCGCGTCGCCGACGACGAATTCGCCGAACGCGTCGCGCATCATCGCGCGCGCCGGCCCGCCGACTGGGCGCTCGTCGAAGCGCCCGTCGAGCTCGCGCGCGCGATCGCGCAGCTCGACGATCCGAACGCATGCGTGCTCGTCGACTGCCTGACGCTCTGGCTCACGAACCTGCTCTGCCCCGCCGACGGCCAAGGCGTCGACGACGCGCTCGGCGACGCGCGCGTCGCCGAGCTCGAAGCGGCGCTGCGCGCGACGCGCGCGCAGGTGATCGTCGTCAGCAACGAGATCGGCTTCGGCGTCGTGCCGCTCGGCGCGGAAACACGCCGCTTCGTCGATACGCTCGGCCGCGTCAACCAGCGCATCGCGGCGCTCGCGACGCGCGTCACGCTGTGCGTGGCCGGTCTGCCCGTCACGGTGAAGCACGAAGGCGATCCGCGATGCTGA
- a CDS encoding cobalamin-binding protein, with protein sequence MRPALRRTALIALIALAAFVTASACARMLTIAHAAVSVTDDAGRTITLAAPARRVVSLAPHVTELIYAAGGGAALVGAVSYSDYPPAAKAIPRVGSNKALDLERIAALKPDLIVVWRHGNAERETERLRALGIPLFFSEPRHLDDVAASLDKLGTLLGTRETASAAADAYRRQIAQLRARYAGKPPVTVFFQAWDKPLITLNGDHIVSDVIALCGGRNVFARLQPIAPSVTDEAVLAANPEAIVTTAAGATPTRDALPDFARWRAWPKLTAVARSNLFAIDGDLLTRPAPRIAQGAEQLCRDLDAARARRPKP encoded by the coding sequence ATGCGCCCCGCTCTCCGCCGCACCGCACTCATCGCACTCATCGCACTCGCCGCCTTCGTCACCGCAAGCGCATGCGCGCGTATGCTCACCATCGCGCATGCGGCGGTCTCCGTCACCGACGACGCCGGTCGCACGATCACGCTCGCCGCGCCCGCGCGGCGCGTCGTGAGCCTCGCGCCGCACGTGACCGAGCTGATCTATGCGGCGGGCGGCGGTGCGGCGCTCGTCGGCGCGGTGTCGTACAGCGACTACCCGCCCGCCGCGAAAGCGATTCCGCGCGTCGGCTCGAACAAGGCGCTCGACCTCGAACGGATCGCGGCGCTCAAGCCCGACCTGATCGTCGTCTGGCGCCACGGCAACGCCGAGCGCGAGACCGAGCGGCTGCGCGCGCTCGGCATCCCGCTCTTCTTCAGCGAGCCGCGGCATCTCGACGACGTCGCCGCGTCGCTCGACAAGCTCGGCACGCTGCTCGGCACACGCGAGACCGCGTCGGCCGCGGCCGACGCGTACCGCCGGCAGATCGCGCAACTGCGCGCGCGCTACGCGGGCAAGCCGCCCGTCACGGTGTTCTTTCAGGCATGGGACAAACCGCTCATCACGCTGAACGGCGATCACATCGTGAGCGACGTGATCGCGCTGTGCGGCGGGCGCAACGTGTTCGCTCGACTGCAGCCGATTGCGCCGTCCGTCACCGACGAGGCGGTGCTCGCGGCGAATCCTGAAGCGATCGTGACGACGGCGGCCGGCGCGACGCCGACGCGCGACGCGCTGCCCGACTTCGCGCGCTGGCGCGCATGGCCGAAGCTGACAGCGGTCGCGCGCAGCAATCTGTTCGCGATCGACGGCGATCTGCTGACGCGGCCCGCGCCGCGCATCGCGCAAGGCGCCGAGCAGCTGTGCCGGGATCTGGATGCCGCACGTGCGCGGCGGCCGAAGCCGTAA
- a CDS encoding DoxX family protein — MDSNRLNDIGAALLRVALGVLYLAHVAQKVFVFTLPGTAQFFASIGLPGWLAYVTTVVELVGGLALLTGVRVRLASLVLLPFMLGAMMTHFPNGWSFAAPHGGWEYPAFWAVTLVVQALLGAGAFALGGARGLVGKAA; from the coding sequence ATGGATTCGAACCGTTTGAACGACATCGGCGCCGCGTTGCTGCGCGTCGCGCTCGGCGTGCTGTACCTCGCGCACGTCGCGCAGAAGGTCTTCGTGTTCACGCTGCCCGGCACCGCGCAGTTCTTCGCGTCGATCGGCCTGCCGGGCTGGCTCGCGTACGTGACGACGGTCGTCGAGCTCGTCGGCGGCCTCGCCCTCCTGACGGGCGTGCGGGTGCGGCTCGCGTCGCTCGTGCTGCTGCCGTTCATGCTCGGCGCGATGATGACGCATTTCCCGAACGGCTGGAGCTTCGCCGCGCCGCACGGCGGCTGGGAATATCCGGCGTTCTGGGCGGTCACGCTCGTCGTCCAGGCGCTGCTCGGCGCCGGCGCGTTCGCGCTGGGCGGCGCGCGCGGCCTCGTCGGCAAGGCCGCATAA
- the cbiB gene encoding adenosylcobinamide-phosphate synthase CbiB, with protein MLMLSLPAVAFLAVAGCVVDKLIGEPRAAHPLVGFGRLAAHVERRLNTGRRGRLAGLAAWLAVVAPPVALAAWLVATLPWPLAAALHVALLWFALGARSLAEHIAPIAAALLRRDLAAARTLTSRIVSRDTSAADEAALSRAAVESALENGNDAIFGALFWFAVAGGPGALLFRLANTLDAMWGYRTPRFARFGWAAARIDDALNWAPARLTAASYALLGDTANAWRCWRAQARHWDSPNAGPVMAAGAGSLNVVIGGPAVYHGAIEARPVLGAGEPAAPMHVAAALSLVARTMILWLALLIAGAAVTIATHHG; from the coding sequence ATGCTGATGCTGTCCCTGCCCGCCGTCGCCTTCCTCGCGGTCGCCGGCTGCGTCGTCGACAAGCTCATCGGCGAACCGCGCGCCGCGCATCCGCTCGTCGGCTTCGGCCGGCTCGCCGCGCACGTCGAACGCCGCCTCAACACCGGCCGACGCGGCCGGCTCGCCGGCCTCGCCGCATGGCTCGCCGTCGTCGCGCCGCCCGTCGCGCTCGCCGCGTGGCTCGTCGCGACGCTGCCGTGGCCGCTCGCCGCCGCGCTGCACGTCGCGCTGCTGTGGTTCGCACTCGGCGCGAGAAGCCTCGCCGAACACATCGCGCCGATCGCCGCCGCACTGCTGCGGCGCGATCTCGCGGCCGCGCGCACGTTGACGTCGCGCATCGTGTCGCGCGACACGAGCGCCGCCGACGAAGCCGCGCTGTCGCGCGCGGCGGTTGAATCGGCGCTCGAGAACGGCAACGACGCGATTTTCGGCGCGCTGTTCTGGTTCGCGGTCGCGGGCGGCCCGGGCGCGCTGCTGTTCAGGCTCGCGAACACGCTCGACGCGATGTGGGGCTACCGGACGCCGCGCTTCGCGCGCTTCGGCTGGGCGGCGGCGCGCATCGACGACGCGCTCAACTGGGCGCCCGCGCGCCTCACCGCGGCAAGCTATGCGCTCCTCGGCGACACCGCGAACGCGTGGCGCTGCTGGCGCGCGCAGGCGCGCCACTGGGACAGCCCGAACGCCGGCCCCGTGATGGCGGCGGGCGCGGGCAGCCTGAACGTCGTGATCGGCGGCCCCGCCGTCTATCACGGCGCGATCGAGGCGCGCCCGGTGCTCGGCGCGGGCGAGCCCGCGGCGCCCATGCACGTCGCGGCGGCGCTGTCGCTCGTCGCGCGCACGATGATTCTCTGGCTCGCGCTCCTGATCGCCGGCGCGGCCGTCACGATCGCCACGCATCATGGCTGA